The Mycobacteriales bacterium genome has a segment encoding these proteins:
- the bcp gene encoding thioredoxin-dependent thiol peroxidase, producing MAERLAPGDQAPDFALPDADGNVVRLADLRGRKVVVYFYPAALTPGCTKQACGFRDSLPDWAAAGYAVVGISPDKPEKLAKFREVEGLTFPLLSDPSREVLAAWGAYGEKQLYGKTVTGVIRSTFVLDEDGRVERAMYGVKATGHVEKLRKELGV from the coding sequence GTGGCAGAACGGCTCGCTCCGGGCGACCAGGCACCGGACTTCGCGCTCCCCGACGCGGACGGCAACGTCGTCCGCCTCGCCGACCTCCGCGGCCGCAAGGTCGTCGTCTACTTCTACCCGGCGGCGTTGACGCCGGGGTGCACGAAGCAGGCGTGCGGCTTCCGCGACTCGCTCCCCGACTGGGCGGCCGCCGGGTACGCCGTCGTCGGCATCAGCCCGGACAAACCGGAGAAGCTGGCTAAATTCCGCGAGGTCGAGGGGCTGACGTTCCCGCTGCTGTCCGACCCGTCGCGCGAGGTGCTCGCAGCCTGGGGCGCGTACGGCGAGAAGCAGCTCTACGGCAAGACGGTCACCGGCGTCATCCGGTCGACGTTCGTCCTCGACGAGGACGGGCGGGTCGAGCGCGCGATGTACGGCGTCAAGGCGACCGGCCACGTGGAGAAGCTGCGCAAGGAG